In Pseudomonadota bacterium, the following proteins share a genomic window:
- a CDS encoding ABC transporter substrate-binding protein has translation MYISEMVKFISACRCLSFVIFILCVSVTVNAQENLKRVTFIPHWSPQSQFAGYFVAFEKGFYKKHGIALNILQGGPNRPSLDLLSRGEVNFATAWLSAAIQKHSQGIKLVNVGQIIQRSALMLIAKKARGIFRPEDINGKKIGLWRTDFQLQPLAFLKKYNLKAIIVPQSYSVNLFLRDGVDVASAMWYNEYHTIINAGLNPEELTTFFFYEHELNFPEDGIYTLDSTLKEDPELVHAFVKASLEGWFYSFGHPDEALDIVLKYMSTANVPVNRVHQKWMLERMRDLILPDDGSLLPTGILTESDFIRVCKVLKENGIIKKAPAFDDFFVDFTGHAKK, from the coding sequence ATGTATATTTCAGAAATGGTCAAATTTATCTCTGCATGTCGTTGCCTCTCTTTTGTAATTTTTATTCTCTGCGTTTCCGTGACAGTAAATGCTCAGGAGAACCTTAAAAGGGTGACCTTTATACCCCATTGGAGTCCTCAGTCACAATTTGCCGGATATTTTGTTGCCTTTGAAAAAGGTTTTTACAAAAAACATGGTATTGCCCTTAATATATTGCAAGGAGGGCCAAACAGGCCTTCACTGGATCTGCTGAGCAGGGGAGAAGTGAATTTTGCAACCGCATGGCTATCGGCTGCAATCCAAAAACACTCGCAGGGGATAAAACTTGTCAATGTGGGCCAAATCATCCAGCGTTCGGCGCTCATGCTCATTGCCAAGAAGGCAAGGGGTATTTTCAGACCGGAAGATATAAATGGCAAGAAAATAGGGCTTTGGAGAACTGATTTTCAATTACAGCCGTTAGCTTTTTTAAAAAAGTATAATTTGAAGGCAATCATTGTCCCCCAATCATATTCTGTAAATCTTTTTCTCAGGGATGGTGTCGATGTCGCATCCGCTATGTGGTATAACGAATATCATACTATAATCAACGCAGGTCTTAATCCTGAAGAACTGACAACCTTCTTTTTTTATGAACATGAATTGAATTTTCCTGAAGATGGTATTTATACACTTGATAGTACTTTAAAAGAAGATCCGGAACTTGTTCATGCTTTTGTGAAAGCTTCTTTGGAAGGCTGGTTTTATTCCTTTGGACATCCAGATGAAGCATTGGATATTGTATTAAAATATATGTCCACAGCAAACGTCCCTGTGAACAGAGTTCATCAGAAATGGATGCTTGAGAGAATGAGGGACCTTATACTGCCTGATGACGGCAGTTTGCTCCCCACAGGTATACTTACAGAATCTGATTTTATAAGAGTATGCAAAGTGCTTAAAGAAAACGGTATTATAAAAAAGGCGCCCGCTTTCGATGATTTCTTTGTTGATTTTACAGGCCATGCTAAAAAATAA
- a CDS encoding methyl-accepting chemotaxis protein yields MKLFTDVKIGKRLAIGFGITLGLMLINVVIGVVSINGINDKLERMITINAAKIMHANDIRTTLADITYLVGEIVTSQESNTREEAKKQIEEKKANYKKAMEGLEKLEINEEGKNLITKLKEEVALGRETNNSAIELGMSGNTKEATEKYEALIRFAQSYIKAAEAVVQYNEGSLQYRYNEARKNTSATRLAFIIIGIINICIGMFFSRSITKSIAIPILRSSSHIDLIAKGDFSINVNENALQRKDEMGIFARSIDTMNKNLGQIIKDITISATNVASSSTQLTASAEKLSKGAMDQVERATQVATASTEMNQSSEDIARNSNQIAEAANETVNISKQGQVVVDKAIQEVNIIAETVEAASGFVKELGNQSLRIGDIITVIEEIADQTNLLALNAAIEAARAGEQGRGFAVVADEVKKLAERTSASTTEIAGMIRTIRGGVERTVETMEKAKDNVVTGVQYSSQAQTALQDITTSIDGLYGGIHQIASAIEEMSATTDEITQDMNQISSVTKDTFSSSEEISEAAAGLSKLARNLENEVRNFKVK; encoded by the coding sequence ATGAAACTGTTTACAGACGTTAAAATAGGTAAAAGGCTTGCAATAGGTTTTGGTATAACTCTTGGCCTGATGTTAATCAATGTGGTAATAGGCGTGGTTTCCATTAACGGCATAAACGATAAGCTTGAGCGGATGATCACAATTAATGCAGCCAAGATAATGCATGCCAATGATATCAGAACCACACTCGCCGATATAACATACCTTGTAGGGGAAATAGTAACTTCTCAGGAAAGCAATACCAGGGAAGAGGCAAAGAAACAGATTGAAGAGAAAAAGGCTAACTATAAAAAGGCTATGGAAGGACTTGAAAAACTGGAGATAAACGAGGAAGGGAAAAATCTCATCACAAAGCTTAAGGAAGAGGTTGCGCTTGGCAGGGAGACCAACAATAGCGCCATTGAACTCGGTATGTCAGGAAATACAAAAGAGGCAACCGAAAAGTATGAAGCACTGATACGCTTCGCTCAGTCCTATATTAAAGCCGCTGAAGCTGTCGTTCAGTATAATGAAGGCAGCCTCCAATATAGATACAATGAAGCAAGAAAAAACACTTCAGCAACACGTCTTGCTTTTATAATTATAGGCATTATAAACATCTGTATCGGTATGTTTTTCTCCCGTTCCATTACAAAGAGCATTGCCATACCGATCTTACGCTCTTCCAGTCACATTGACTTGATAGCAAAAGGCGATTTTTCAATAAATGTGAATGAAAATGCGCTTCAGAGGAAGGATGAAATGGGTATCTTTGCCAGATCCATAGATACCATGAATAAAAATCTGGGACAAATCATCAAGGATATAACAATATCGGCTACCAATGTGGCATCCTCAAGCACACAATTAACCGCATCAGCCGAAAAACTGTCAAAAGGCGCTATGGACCAGGTTGAAAGGGCTACTCAGGTTGCAACCGCCTCCACCGAGATGAACCAGTCTTCGGAAGATATCGCCAGAAACTCAAACCAAATAGCGGAGGCGGCAAACGAGACCGTTAATATATCAAAACAGGGACAAGTGGTCGTCGACAAAGCAATCCAGGAAGTGAATATAATCGCGGAAACCGTGGAGGCTGCATCAGGATTTGTAAAAGAACTGGGAAACCAATCACTGAGAATCGGGGACATTATAACGGTCATTGAAGAGATCGCAGACCAGACCAATCTTCTTGCCCTCAATGCAGCAATCGAAGCAGCCCGTGCCGGGGAACAGGGGAGAGGTTTTGCGGTAGTTGCCGATGAAGTAAAAAAGCTTGCGGAAAGGACTTCTGCTTCCACTACTGAAATAGCCGGCATGATAAGAACAATCAGGGGAGGCGTGGAAAGGACCGTTGAAACAATGGAAAAAGCAAAAGATAATGTTGTCACAGGGGTCCAGTACTCTTCACAGGCCCAGACAGCGCTGCAGGATATTACAACAAGCATTGACGGACTGTATGGCGGCATTCATCAAATAGCAAGCGCCATAGAAGAAATGAGCGCTACCACAGATGAAATCACCCAGGATATGAATCAGATTTCAAGTGTCACAAAGGATACATTCTCTTCATCGGAGGAAATATCCGAAGCAGCTGCAGGACTATCTAAACTTGCAAGAAACCTTGAAAATGAAGTTCGGAATTTTAAAGTTAAGTAA
- a CDS encoding nucleoside transporter, giving the protein MGIYNLISFLGIFFFIGFLYLFSKNKKRVSIKVLIWGILLQALFAFFIFLVPIGKKIFFFMNDLTMVVVDSSLGGVKFLFGRLAQPPGTEGSLGFILAFQALPSIIFFAGLMELLYYIGIMEKVIGVFARIFAKVMGISGAESLCASAQIFLGIESNLTVRPYLREMTHSELMVVMTTGMATIASSVLGFYVIILSGTFPTVAGHLISASLLLAPAAILVSKLIFPETEKPLTLGKVVKVEYEKAGNAIEAIINGSMTGVKMVVAICALLIAFIGLISLIDAGLLYIGKFINILLKTSVDLSLTNTLKYIFYPFTLAMGVPYEDVPAIARIIGERIIATEVKSYQDLAILIKEGKIVHERSIVIATYALCGFAHIPSLAIFVGGTSSIIPERTKEISILGLWALFAANVACFITGAIAGIFYTGGGTTLLR; this is encoded by the coding sequence ATGGGTATTTATAACCTTATATCCTTCCTGGGGATTTTCTTTTTTATCGGTTTTTTATACCTCTTTTCTAAAAACAAGAAACGTGTCAGCATAAAAGTCCTGATTTGGGGCATTCTGCTTCAAGCTCTCTTCGCTTTTTTTATCTTTCTCGTCCCTATAGGGAAAAAGATTTTTTTCTTTATGAATGATCTGACGATGGTGGTTGTAGACAGTTCATTGGGTGGTGTAAAATTTCTCTTTGGAAGACTTGCCCAGCCTCCGGGAACAGAAGGTTCCCTCGGTTTCATCCTTGCATTTCAGGCCCTTCCCTCCATCATCTTTTTTGCCGGTTTAATGGAACTTCTTTACTACATAGGAATTATGGAAAAGGTAATAGGTGTATTTGCCCGTATATTTGCAAAGGTAATGGGTATCAGCGGCGCAGAGTCGCTATGCGCATCTGCTCAGATATTTCTCGGCATAGAATCCAACCTTACGGTACGTCCTTACCTCAGGGAAATGACACATTCGGAGCTGATGGTCGTCATGACAACCGGTATGGCCACAATAGCCTCCAGCGTGCTCGGCTTTTATGTAATCATACTGTCCGGCACCTTTCCAACAGTAGCCGGGCATCTTATCTCCGCATCTTTGCTGCTGGCTCCGGCTGCAATACTTGTAAGCAAGCTTATATTTCCGGAAACCGAAAAACCTCTTACACTGGGTAAGGTAGTCAAGGTGGAATATGAGAAAGCAGGAAACGCCATTGAAGCAATCATTAACGGTTCCATGACAGGCGTGAAAATGGTTGTAGCAATATGCGCGTTGCTTATCGCTTTCATCGGGCTCATATCTCTTATTGACGCAGGCCTGTTATACATAGGAAAGTTCATAAATATCCTGTTAAAGACAAGTGTAGATTTGTCTCTTACCAATACGCTGAAGTATATTTTTTATCCCTTCACTCTTGCCATGGGCGTACCTTATGAAGATGTACCTGCAATAGCGCGTATAATAGGTGAAAGGATCATAGCAACAGAGGTAAAGTCCTATCAGGACCTTGCCATCCTGATAAAAGAGGGAAAGATAGTGCACGAACGGAGTATTGTTATCGCAACCTATGCGCTTTGCGGATTTGCACATATCCCGTCACTTGCCATCTTTGTAGGCGGGACATCGAGCATTATACCTGAGAGGACAAAAGAGATATCTATTCTCGGGCTATGGGCGCTTTTCGCCGCGAACGTGGCCTGCTTCATAACCGGCGCAATAGCCGGCATATTTTACACCGGCGGAGGGACTACCCTCTTAAGGTGA
- the pgeF gene encoding peptidoglycan editing factor PgeF: MQFELKTTGNWSYYYLPELEKAHINHGFFTRNSPSHTLAGKEKEVFLETFSLSDTIIMNQEHGDRVHVVKYGEKPASGDGIILIEKGVAGIIKTADCLPVIITEPGYPMASIIHAGWRGTLKKIVQKAVRAMTELGAEKKHMTAVMGPHINSCCYEIGWDVYTAFQKAGFSADIFHKTGGSLFLDIGQANKEIFKDEGIKNIFDIHMCTFCNKDFFHSYRRGETEKRQINFVSLMK, from the coding sequence ATGCAATTTGAACTTAAAACTACAGGCAATTGGTCTTACTATTATCTTCCTGAACTTGAAAAGGCGCATATAAATCATGGCTTTTTTACAAGGAATTCGCCATCTCATACCCTGGCAGGTAAAGAAAAAGAGGTTTTTCTGGAAACCTTCAGTTTAAGTGATACGATCATCATGAATCAGGAACACGGCGACAGGGTGCATGTTGTAAAGTACGGTGAAAAGCCTGCATCAGGAGACGGCATCATACTTATCGAAAAAGGCGTGGCAGGCATCATCAAAACGGCTGATTGCCTTCCCGTCATTATCACAGAACCAGGTTATCCCATGGCATCCATAATCCATGCAGGCTGGCGGGGCACTTTAAAGAAAATCGTGCAAAAAGCTGTCCGTGCAATGACAGAACTCGGTGCAGAAAAAAAGCACATGACAGCAGTTATGGGGCCGCATATCAATTCATGTTGTTATGAAATCGGGTGGGATGTTTATACAGCTTTCCAAAAGGCCGGGTTTTCAGCGGATATATTTCATAAAACCGGGGGGTCCCTTTTTCTCGATATAGGCCAGGCAAACAAGGAAATATTCAAGGATGAGGGCATTAAAAATATATTCGATATTCACATGTGCACTTTTTGCAATAAAGATTTTTTTCATTCATACCGCAGGGGTGAAACTGAAAAAAGACAGATAAACTTTGTTTCCTTAATGAAATAA
- a CDS encoding ATP-binding protein has protein sequence MKYKKEILFASLILLVFGFFFYLEMQLPFFKKFLPIEENKLIVIILNINLLLILLLLFIVTRTLVKTYIEKKRGIWGSGLKTKLTLTFLIVSIIPSFALFILATGFFHISMDKWFSQKIEDTLDSALELSQYYYDNMFQQFEITGKTLAATIGKQKLLSDEEKLDKTLKNNLKTKHIKYYSIHDLHGKVIRSNLDGEIDEKLSDKANSYTKDNPVREIIPLKEGELIMIGTKINDEYGNSQAMLFIGSTIKIHGTYRIKEITSTQKEFKESRALKKLLKYSFYIPLSIITILTIFLSVWVGIKMATEITTPIEKMKEGAAIIAKGKFDINLEDRGKDEIGTLVGAFNSMARELKIAKDEVEAKKKYMEVILDNVATGIISTDKTGGIQLINNSAQGILGIEKETLPGTPFRQIFPDEFKKHMKSFLREARDASGGSITKDMRLNLQNDIKYIRASLTTLKDEASKTKGFIITFDDVTYVVRAEKLATWREVAKKLTHEIKNPLTPIVLSAERIRRRLLSNFKGDDREILDETTSIIIKSVDDIKGIVNELTKLTHISQTKALEDINSIVEETISLYRNLYYNIGFEFNQTVVPKSRVDRDGVKRAIINLITNSAKAIGNRPGTIVITTKYDENKGMAVLEVADNGSGIPEEDKKRIFDPYFTTDKHGMGLGLAIVHSIILEHHGRIRVENNMPEGTRFIIELPIMET, from the coding sequence ATGAAATATAAAAAAGAAATATTATTTGCATCCCTCATATTATTAGTCTTCGGGTTCTTCTTTTACCTTGAAATGCAGCTTCCCTTCTTTAAAAAATTCCTACCAATAGAGGAAAACAAATTAATCGTCATTATACTGAATATCAACCTGCTCCTTATCCTTCTCCTGCTCTTTATTGTCACACGGACTCTGGTAAAAACATATATTGAAAAAAAGCGCGGTATCTGGGGATCAGGCCTGAAAACCAAACTGACCCTCACGTTTCTGATTGTCTCTATAATCCCGTCATTTGCGCTCTTCATCCTTGCAACAGGTTTTTTTCATATAAGCATGGATAAGTGGTTCAGCCAGAAGATCGAGGATACGCTTGATAGCGCGCTTGAGCTGTCACAGTATTATTATGACAACATGTTCCAGCAATTTGAAATAACGGGAAAAACTCTCGCAGCAACCATAGGTAAGCAAAAACTTTTAAGCGATGAGGAGAAACTCGATAAAACACTTAAAAACAATTTAAAAACAAAGCATATCAAGTACTATTCAATACACGATCTTCATGGAAAAGTAATAAGAAGTAATCTGGACGGGGAAATTGATGAGAAGCTCTCAGATAAAGCAAATTCATACACTAAAGACAACCCTGTCAGGGAGATAATCCCCTTAAAAGAGGGGGAGCTTATTATGATTGGCACAAAAATTAACGATGAATACGGCAATTCCCAGGCCATGCTTTTTATAGGCAGCACAATAAAAATACACGGCACATACAGGATCAAAGAGATCACATCTACCCAAAAAGAGTTTAAAGAATCAAGAGCGTTAAAGAAATTGCTGAAATACAGTTTTTACATACCCCTTTCGATAATAACAATACTGACAATCTTTTTGTCTGTGTGGGTCGGGATAAAAATGGCAACGGAAATCACTACCCCTATAGAAAAAATGAAAGAAGGGGCGGCAATCATCGCAAAGGGAAAATTTGACATTAACCTTGAAGACAGAGGCAAGGATGAAATAGGCACCCTTGTAGGCGCATTCAACAGCATGGCAAGGGAGTTAAAGATTGCCAAGGATGAGGTTGAAGCAAAGAAAAAATATATGGAAGTAATCCTTGACAACGTTGCTACAGGCATTATTTCAACAGATAAAACCGGCGGTATTCAACTTATAAACAACTCAGCCCAGGGCATTCTTGGAATTGAAAAAGAAACGTTGCCAGGCACACCCTTCAGGCAGATTTTCCCTGATGAATTCAAAAAACATATGAAATCATTTTTGAGGGAGGCAAGGGATGCAAGCGGCGGGAGCATCACTAAAGATATGAGGCTTAATCTTCAAAACGATATTAAATACATACGGGCTTCTCTCACAACTTTAAAAGATGAAGCAAGTAAAACCAAAGGGTTTATCATAACATTTGATGACGTCACATACGTTGTAAGAGCTGAAAAGCTTGCTACATGGAGAGAAGTGGCAAAAAAACTTACTCATGAGATAAAGAATCCTTTAACTCCCATTGTCCTTTCAGCCGAACGCATCCGGAGAAGATTACTCTCCAATTTTAAAGGCGATGACAGGGAAATACTCGATGAAACGACTTCCATCATAATTAAATCGGTTGATGACATAAAGGGCATAGTAAACGAGCTTACCAAACTAACACACATCTCTCAAACAAAAGCTTTAGAAGATATAAACTCCATTGTAGAAGAAACCATCTCTCTCTACAGGAACCTTTATTATAATATTGGTTTTGAATTCAACCAGACAGTAGTTCCCAAATCCAGAGTAGACCGGGACGGCGTTAAAAGGGCAATCATAAACCTGATAACCAATTCAGCAAAAGCGATAGGCAACAGGCCTGGCACGATTGTAATTACAACAAAATATGACGAAAATAAGGGAATGGCCGTTTTAGAGGTAGCTGATAACGGCTCAGGAATTCCCGAAGAAGATAAGAAAAGGATATTTGACCCTTATTTTACTACAGACAAACACGGCATGGGCTTAGGGCTTGCGATTGTCCATTCTATCATTCTCGAGCATCACGGCAGGATACGTGTAGAAAACAATATGCCTGAAGGCACGAGATTTATCATCGAACTGCCGATTATGGAGACTTAA
- a CDS encoding ParB N-terminal domain-containing protein, with the protein MKTTDIDHININDRRFCISYPTQDDTLFSSIKKVGIIQPVMLLDTTPYIVINGFKRVLSAIQAGFTKIPSVIINISEKDALLYAIHDNIKRGLNLVEKAHGIERMLHAGFSLAEIHETMILLSLDPHEKILERLTAVANMEDTFKAFTIKKNLAMKQVEMLMRFNTEERTSIIDMLTAIHTTESFIREILELLNLVKIKKGSIDFNSLKDGTETQELKKRLKNITNPILVSLEEELKQIKLQCALPPDIDIKVDPFFEKGYIDIVIRAKTEDKAKDAIEKLNNILDRGFIRNILDLTKG; encoded by the coding sequence ATGAAAACTACAGACATTGACCATATAAACATAAACGACAGAAGGTTCTGCATTTCATACCCCACACAGGATGATACCCTGTTTTCATCTATTAAAAAAGTCGGGATTATCCAACCTGTAATGCTTCTTGATACGACGCCTTACATTGTTATAAACGGGTTTAAAAGGGTCTTATCGGCAATACAGGCCGGTTTTACAAAAATTCCTTCTGTAATTATTAATATCAGTGAAAAAGACGCTTTACTTTATGCCATTCACGACAACATAAAACGAGGGTTGAATCTTGTTGAAAAGGCTCACGGTATTGAGAGGATGCTTCATGCAGGATTTTCATTGGCTGAAATTCATGAAACAATGATACTGTTATCCCTTGATCCGCATGAAAAAATCCTTGAAAGGCTTACTGCCGTTGCCAACATGGAAGACACCTTTAAAGCATTCACAATCAAAAAAAACCTCGCGATGAAGCAGGTTGAAATGCTGATGCGTTTCAACACTGAAGAGCGGACAAGCATTATTGATATGCTTACTGCAATACACACAACTGAAAGCTTTATAAGAGAAATCCTCGAATTGCTCAATCTCGTGAAGATAAAAAAAGGTAGTATTGATTTTAATTCGTTAAAAGATGGAACTGAAACACAGGAACTGAAAAAAAGACTGAAAAATATCACGAACCCGATCCTTGTATCTCTTGAAGAAGAATTGAAGCAAATAAAGCTCCAATGTGCACTCCCCCCTGATATTGACATAAAGGTAGACCCTTTTTTTGAAAAAGGATATATTGATATTGTAATCAGGGCAAAAACAGAAGATAAAGCAAAAGATGCTATTGAAAAGCTCAACAATATCTTAGACAGAGGATTTATAAGGAATATACTTGATCTTACAAAAGGTTAA
- a CDS encoding SDR family NAD(P)-dependent oxidoreductase — MNFKDKVVFITGGAKGLGKAMAKAFLEEGAFVGVNGRNKESVAKFEEEFKDKQTMAFNADITNYDEMEGIAEKVFETWGRIDVLINNAGIVNPLVISEKMKKDDFDRTIDVNLKGTFYVTQIFGRKMIEQKQGRILFIASQVALLGEKGFLPYAISKSALMLMARSLAYEWSKYGVTTCAVAPGFMKGGMNEGLIKKEAFVDHLSKRTPIGRMGNVEELVSLVLFLASDNARYVNGETITMDGGMTGYTQESLLDFIMKKGR; from the coding sequence ATGAATTTCAAAGATAAAGTTGTATTTATTACAGGCGGCGCAAAGGGCCTTGGAAAGGCAATGGCAAAGGCTTTCCTTGAAGAGGGCGCTTTTGTGGGAGTAAACGGAAGAAATAAAGAGTCTGTCGCAAAGTTTGAAGAAGAGTTTAAAGACAAACAGACGATGGCCTTTAATGCGGATATTACAAACTATGATGAGATGGAAGGTATAGCTGAAAAGGTTTTTGAAACGTGGGGTAGAATTGATGTATTGATAAATAACGCAGGTATTGTCAATCCCCTTGTAATATCAGAAAAGATGAAAAAAGATGATTTCGACAGGACAATTGATGTAAATCTGAAAGGCACTTTCTATGTGACTCAGATCTTCGGCAGAAAAATGATAGAGCAGAAACAGGGAAGAATTCTATTTATTGCATCACAGGTTGCACTTTTAGGGGAAAAGGGCTTCCTGCCTTATGCCATCAGCAAGTCTGCCCTAATGTTAATGGCAAGATCCCTTGCCTATGAATGGTCAAAATACGGCGTTACTACTTGTGCAGTAGCACCGGGTTTTATGAAAGGCGGCATGAACGAGGGTTTGATAAAAAAAGAAGCTTTTGTGGACCACCTCTCGAAAAGGACACCCATCGGCAGAATGGGCAATGTAGAAGAACTTGTATCTTTAGTACTTTTTCTTGCTTCAGACAATGCCCGATATGTAAACGGAGAGACTATAACAATGGATGGCGGTATGACCGGCTACACACAGGAATCTCTTTTGGATTTCATTATGAAGAAAGGCAGATAA
- a CDS encoding DUF4013 domain-containing protein, whose protein sequence is MELIPFIQFTLNTQFITRWMFGGIILYIPALNFFSLGYLAKTSRLLMIGSIGLPVWEKKSEIWMEGVKLLFVFILYEAIPFFLFSFGFFLTTLTSITAFFGNILIKLSYLALFLCSFFIPFAFAAFSEKSDFRKALEFDKILNGIKEVFIPYTGGYISALIILYICKTIIHIPYLIGFILSSCLTYYALLIATYYFTRLYVKTTLSENKIIETDIRGSE, encoded by the coding sequence ATGGAACTTATTCCCTTCATACAATTTACGCTAAATACACAATTCATTACACGGTGGATGTTTGGTGGTATCATCCTCTATATCCCTGCCCTTAATTTTTTCTCACTTGGTTACCTGGCAAAGACTTCGAGGCTTCTTATGATCGGCAGCATCGGGCTTCCTGTATGGGAAAAGAAAAGCGAGATATGGATGGAAGGGGTAAAACTCCTTTTTGTATTTATACTGTATGAGGCCATACCATTTTTTCTTTTCTCTTTCGGGTTCTTTCTTACAACCTTAACCAGCATAACAGCTTTTTTTGGAAACATACTTATCAAGCTATCCTATCTTGCCCTCTTTTTGTGTTCTTTTTTCATTCCCTTTGCCTTTGCTGCATTCTCTGAAAAAAGCGATTTCAGAAAAGCGCTTGAATTCGACAAAATTCTCAATGGAATAAAAGAGGTGTTCATCCCTTACACGGGAGGTTATATAAGCGCTCTCATCATTCTTTATATCTGCAAGACTATCATTCACATTCCATATCTCATCGGGTTCATCCTTTCATCTTGCCTCACTTATTATGCTCTCCTCATTGCAACATACTACTTTACCCGGTTATATGTTAAAACAACTCTTTCCGAAAATAAGATAATCGAGACAGACATCCGGGGTAGCGAGTAG